GGCGTGATGGAAGCCGCCCCACCGCCAGGCCGCCGGCTCGGCGCCGAAGCGCGCCAGCGCATCCTCCCAGGCGGCCGCCAGGGTCTCGGACAGCAAGGCGGCACGGTCGCCCAGCCGGGGGTCCGCCGCAGTTACCAGATCGACCGCCAGCGCCAGGTCCGGCAAGGCCGCATAAGCCTGAAGCCCTTGCGGCGAGGCCTGCGCCAGCACAAGCGGCGCCAGATGGCGCATGAACCAGGTCTCGAACAGGGCGGCAGCGGCGCTGTCGGCGTCCAGCCGACGATCCCAGCCCGTCAGCATCGCGGTTGCCGGCGTCTCCGGCAGGTCCGCCAGCAACGGCACCAGCCGCTCCGCCGGATTGGAGCGATAGCTGGTCTGCAACGCGCGCATGTCGTCCAGGGAGTGCCGCGGCTTCGCCTCCAGCGCGGCGGCGATGGTGCGGTAGCGCGCCGGGTCCGGCCATTCGAAGCCGGGCGTGTTGTCCGGGCCGAGCCAGGCCTCCGGCAGGTTGAACTGGTTCGCGGTCGCCACCCAGCCCTCCGCCGGCTGCTTGACGCGGGGTGTGGACAGCGGATCCCGCAGGCCGGCCCATTCGTAACGGCCATCGCCCGGCACCGGCAGCAGGCCGTCCCAGTTCGGGCGGATCGGCACGAAGCCGGCGGTGAAGCGCGCGATACGCCCGCCGGTCTCGGCGACGATGTGGTTGGAACTGGGCGCCCCCCAGCCCTTCAACGCCTGCTCGTAGTCCTCGACGGTTTTGGCCTGGAGGAAGGCGAGGCTGGCCAGATAGGCGGCGGTGCCGGGCTCGGTCCAGACCGTGCGCAGGCCATAGGCCTTGCCCGCGGCCCGGTCCACGTGCAGCACCGGGCCATGGCGGGTGAAGCGCAGTTCGATGGCGCGCTCGCCCTCGCCCTTCACGGCCAGGGTCTGACGCTCGACGCGCATGGCCTCCCAGCCACCGCCATAGCGGTATTGCTCCGGGTCGGCCGGGTTCAGCTCGTAGACGCAGAGGTCTTCCTGGTCGATCGGCCAGATGGTGAGGCCGAAGGCGATATCGGCGTTGTGGCCGAACGAGACGCCCGGCACCGCCGGCTCGCCCGCGCCGATCACGTTCAGGCCCGGCGCCTGCAAATGCACGATATAGCGCAG
The nucleotide sequence above comes from Alphaproteobacteria bacterium. Encoded proteins:
- a CDS encoding penicillin acylase family protein — translated: MAAEPTAEPAAETATETTVRAPGLSAPVTIRVDRWGIAHIAAETPADAFFAQGWNAARDRLWQIDLWRKRGLGLLAGDFGPAYADKDRAARLFLYRGDMAAEWRSYGPNAKAWTQAFVAGINAYLDGIDAGEHELPPEFRVMGTKPGRWQAEDVVRIRSHARVHNLDHELRRSAVLARYGAEADGLRKARQPDRPLRVPEGFEPAELPAEILQTYLLATEPPTFGSDTVQAEAAPSELLGSNAWALSPARTTTGRPILASDPHRAHQMPGLRYIVHLQAPGLNVIGAGEPAVPGVSFGHNADIAFGLTIWPIDQEDLCVYELNPADPEQYRYGGGWEAMRVERQTLAVKGEGERAIELRFTRHGPVLHVDRAAGKAYGLRTVWTEPGTAAYLASLAFLQAKTVEDYEQALKGWGAPSSNHIVAETGGRIARFTAGFVPIRPNWDGLLPVPGDGRYEWAGLRDPLSTPRVKQPAEGWVATANQFNLPEAWLGPDNTPGFEWPDPARYRTIAAALEAKPRHSLDDMRALQTSYRSNPAERLVPLLADLPETPATAMLTGWDRRLDADSAAAALFETWFMRHLAPLVLAQASPQGLQAYAALPDLALAVDLVTAADPRLGDRAALLSETLAAAWEDALARFGAEPAAWRWGGFHHAYHPHDLSALLDEATRQAWSVGPLPKGGSGLTINNNNYRLTDGRMTLGVTWRMVCDVGNWDACVTINSPGQSGLPSSPHYQDLFPLWAREEYVAMAFGDAAVRAATEQTLRLSP